The region GATCTGCGGTGATTCTATGGAAATGTACATTGTTGTAGATAATGATATTATCTCAGAGGCTACATTTTTCACCGATGGTTGCGATTCATCGCGGTTATGCGGTGCAACCGCTGCAGGGCTAGCCAAAGAGAAATCAATCAAAGATGTCCTACGCTTGTCACCAGCAGATGTGATTGATACTTTGGGAGAAATACCTGGTGGTAATGTCCATTGTGCCATACTTGCCGTGAGCACGCTTCATCGGGCACTTGCAGAATATCTTTTAAAGACACAGAAAGGGTAGTCAGACAAAGTATGAATGCATGCATTTTTGCCAACGGTGAACTCGATTTTCAGCATATTCTAGCTTACAATACAGGTGATTGCATATCATGTAACTGTATTATTGCAGCCGATGGTGGTGCCAGGCATTGTTGTAAACTTGGTATCAAGCCGGATCTTATAATAGGTGACATGGACTCTATCGATTCTTTGACAGAACTGACATTTGCTGGAATCACTAAAATTTCATTACCACGAGAAAAAAATTTAACAGACACTGAATGTGCCATCAAAGAAGCATTGAAACGCAAGTATTCTCAGGTGACAATTTTGGGTGGCATTGGTGGAAGGATTGACCACACCATTGGCAATATAGTCCTTGTCGTAAAGTATGCCGGAAAAGTCGCTCTTGTAACGAAAGATGGATTATTGATCGGGCTTAGCTCATCGCATGCGTGCAAATTGAACGGTCCTGTAGGTTCGATTGTTTCAATGGTTCCATGGGGAGAAGTTGCAAAAGTTCAGACTAGTGGCTTGAAATATCCGATAAATAATGAAGTTCTCAAAATCGGATCCAGAGGCATAAGCAACGAAATTTCTGGGAGCCCATCGTCAATTTATGTTTCTAGTGGAACAATACTTCTCTTTATTGAGAAAAGCATTCGATTTTGTTTTAATCATCATGACACACGCTGTTCAAATTCTAAAGGGAATGAGCATGGATGAAAATTTTTTTTCTAATCCTGATGTTCGTTTTAATTGGAAGCGTTGTATCAGTTTTATTTGCTTCTGTTTTCCTGCTTGTTTCTTCCGCGATTCGGCAGAAGATCATTCCTGCTCTTGTCAGCTATGCCGCAGGGACACTTCTTGGTGCTGCTTTTATCAGCATGCTTCCGAAAGCCATTACATTGAGTGCTTCCCCCGCCAATGTTATGACAACTTTATTGACTGGCATTGTTGTTTTTTTCGTACTCGAAAAGTTTGTTTTATGGCGTCACTGTCACAAGCCTGATTGCGAAGTACATAATGCAGCCGGACCAATTATTCTCTTTGGAGATGCGTTGCATAATTTCATTGATGGAATTGTAATTGCCAATACATTCATTGTTTCAATTCCGGCAGGAATAGCCGCATCAATAGCCGTAATTGCCCACGAAGTACCACAGGAAATTGGTGATTTTGCGTTGCTGATAAATTACGGGTATACCCGAAGAAAAGCATTTATTTACAATTTAATATCAAGCGCAACGGCCATTCTTGGTGCGGTTGTCGGTTTTTTTGCACTGAAATCCTTTCAGAGCTTTGTACCTTATGTACTTACCTTTTCGGCTGCAAGCTTCGTGTACATCGCATTGGCAGACATACTGCCTGGTTTAAACAGAAAATCCGATTTCATTTCGAGTGCTATTCAGTTTACTCTGATGTTTGTCGGTATAGCAACAATAATTCTCATTAAAAGTGTGAGCCATTGATGAAAGGTCAATCGCGATTTGATTTCAATCAGGCTGCAGCCGTTTATGATGAATGGTTTACAACCTCAATGGGCAGATACTACGATCTTGTGGAGAAAAGAGCGATAAACCGAGTCTTGAAAAACATATCAGGGAAAAAGCTGTTGGAAATAGGATGCGGAACAGGGCACTGGAGCAAATACTTTTCTGCACATGGATTTTCTGTTGTTGGTGTAGATATTTCATTTGAAATGCTGAAGAGAACTTTGCGTAAAAGAATTCCAAAAGCTGAATTTGTTCAATGTGATGCTTGTCATTTATCGCTGCGCGATAATATGTTCGATATCGCAGTTTTGATCACAACCATAGAGTTTATTGAAATGCCACATATTGCAATCAAGGAAGCTGTTCGATGCTTAAAAAAGCCGGGAGGTTGTCTGATGGTTTGTACATTGAATGCCGAATCCAAACTTAATAAGCGAAGGTTAGCAAAGAACGAAGTCCCATACCATAAAGCCTCCATGTTATCCACAAAAAATCTTAAGTATCTTCTTACACCTTATGGGAAACCGACGATATACACCTGTGCTTTCTCATTTAATCCCACCAGGCCGATCCCGGTTATTGACCCGATTTTTGACTCAGTCGCAAAAACATTCAAACTGCAATCTGGCGATATTATAATAGGAGAGGTTAAACTATGAACATACAAGCTGAAGTAAGTTATTATCCTCTAGGAAGAACCGATTTCAATAACTGTATTAATAAGTTTTGCAGAATTATTTCTAACAAAGAATTGATTGCTGAAACCAACACCATGAGTACTGTCATCATCGGTGATACATCCAATGTAATGCATTCGCTTGCAGAAGCGATAGAGGCAGTTGCTCATCAGTCAAAATTTGTGGTTGTATGCAAGATTAGTAATGCATGTCCCCTGGAACATGAAGGAGGTAGACGGAAATTATGATACAGGAAGCCGATTTACTTTATTTCAAAAACTGGTTCGAGATGTATATCAAGCAATTCTGTACTGGAGTTGAACGAATCGATACTGCAATTTGTTTAAAGGTAAGGCATACAAAAGATGTTGTGCGGGAAATACTGGATATCGCTGACACACTGCAGCTTGACGCAGAACAACACTGTCTGGCAGAAATTGTCGCAACACTCCATGATATAGGTCGTTTTGAACAGTACATGAGGTATCACACCTATTCAGACCAAAGATCCGAAGATCATGCAAAATTGGGACTG is a window of Fibrobacter sp. DNA encoding:
- a CDS encoding ZIP family metal transporter is translated as MKIFFLILMFVLIGSVVSVLFASVFLLVSSAIRQKIIPALVSYAAGTLLGAAFISMLPKAITLSASPANVMTTLLTGIVVFFVLEKFVLWRHCHKPDCEVHNAAGPIILFGDALHNFIDGIVIANTFIVSIPAGIAASIAVIAHEVPQEIGDFALLINYGYTRRKAFIYNLISSATAILGAVVGFFALKSFQSFVPYVLTFSAASFVYIALADILPGLNRKSDFISSAIQFTLMFVGIATIILIKSVSH
- a CDS encoding iron-sulfur cluster assembly scaffold protein — encoded protein: MATNINDTHEDSSNLIEPDNMRRMNDPDGAAYIEGICGDSMEMYIVVDNDIISEATFFTDGCDSSRLCGATAAGLAKEKSIKDVLRLSPADVIDTLGEIPGGNVHCAILAVSTLHRALAEYLLKTQKG
- a CDS encoding thiamine diphosphokinase, with amino-acid sequence MNACIFANGELDFQHILAYNTGDCISCNCIIAADGGARHCCKLGIKPDLIIGDMDSIDSLTELTFAGITKISLPREKNLTDTECAIKEALKRKYSQVTILGGIGGRIDHTIGNIVLVVKYAGKVALVTKDGLLIGLSSSHACKLNGPVGSIVSMVPWGEVAKVQTSGLKYPINNEVLKIGSRGISNEISGSPSSIYVSSGTILLFIEKSIRFCFNHHDTRCSNSKGNEHG
- a CDS encoding class I SAM-dependent methyltransferase, yielding MMKGQSRFDFNQAAAVYDEWFTTSMGRYYDLVEKRAINRVLKNISGKKLLEIGCGTGHWSKYFSAHGFSVVGVDISFEMLKRTLRKRIPKAEFVQCDACHLSLRDNMFDIAVLITTIEFIEMPHIAIKEAVRCLKKPGGCLMVCTLNAESKLNKRRLAKNEVPYHKASMLSTKNLKYLLTPYGKPTIYTCAFSFNPTRPIPVIDPIFDSVAKTFKLQSGDIIIGEVKL